Part of the Anaeromyxobacter diazotrophicus genome, GTCTTCTCGTCGCCGCCGGCGGCCTGAGCCGCCTTCCCGGGATCCGCGCGGAGGGGCGCCTCACCGGCGCATGCGCCGGCCGAGCTCCACCAGCCGGCAGACGCGCGCCGCGGCGGCCTCCACCAGCTCGGCGCCGCGCGCCATCGCCTCGTCGAGCGGCATCGCCTGGGCGACCGCGGCGGCGAGCCCGTCGATCCCCTGCGCCAGCACGTCGTCGGCCCCGTCGCCGAGCCCGCCGGCCAGGCACACCACCGGGACGCCGTGGCGCTTGGCGGCCTGGGCGACCCCGACCGGCGCCTTCCCCATGGCGGTCTGGAAGTCGGTGCGCCCCTCGCCGGTCAGCACCAGGTCCGCGCCCTGGACGAGCGCGGCGAAGCCGGTGGTCTCGAGGACGATCTCGACCCCGGGCCGCAGCCGGGCCGGGGTGAAGAAGAGCAGCCCCGCGCCGAGCCCGCCCGCCGCGCCGGCGCCGGGGAGGCGGGCCACGTCGCGGCCGGTGGCCGCCTGGGCCACCCGGGCGTAGTGGCCGAGCGCCGCGTCGAGCTCCTGCACCATCTCCGGGGTCGCGCCCTTCTGCGGCCCGTAGACGGCGGAGGCGCCGCGGGGGCCGGTGAGCGGGTTGTCCACGTCGCAGGCGACAAGCACCTGGGCCGAGGCGAGGCGCGGGTCCAGGCCGGAGAGGTCCACCCGCGCGAGCCGCGCCAGGGCGGCACCGCCCTCGGGCAGCTCGGCGCCCGCATCGTCGAGGAAGCGCGCGCCGAGCGCGCGCGCGAGGCCCGCCCCGCCGTCGTTGGTGGCGCTGCCGCCGATGCCGACGACCAGCTTGGAGAGCCCCGCGTCGAGGGCCGCGCGCACGAGCTCGCCCGTCCCGTAGGTGGTGGTGACGCGCGGGTCGCGCCGCTCCTTCGGCACGAGCGGCAGGCCGGAGGCGGCGGCCATCTCGATGACCGCCGTCG contains:
- a CDS encoding glycerate kinase, translating into MRIVIAPDSFKGSLSALAVAEAMERGARAVWADAEVRKVPIADGGEGTVAALVTATQGRLEERTVRGPLGEPVRARWGVLGDGATAVIEMAAASGLPLVPKERRDPRVTTTYGTGELVRAALDAGLSKLVVGIGGSATNDGGAGLARALGARFLDDAGAELPEGGAALARLARVDLSGLDPRLASAQVLVACDVDNPLTGPRGASAVYGPQKGATPEMVQELDAALGHYARVAQAATGRDVARLPGAGAAGGLGAGLLFFTPARLRPGVEIVLETTGFAALVQGADLVLTGEGRTDFQTAMGKAPVGVAQAAKRHGVPVVCLAGGLGDGADDVLAQGIDGLAAAVAQAMPLDEAMARGAELVEAAAARVCRLVELGRRMRR